In one Actinomycetota bacterium genomic region, the following are encoded:
- a CDS encoding ABC transporter permease, with product MKLEESASAGSVPSAVAPPAVVGGRGVPVTVWIAGTFVLVALVCAVFGSQIAPYRANAQELLLGVTPPGGEHLAGTDLLGRDVLSRTIIGARTALLGPTIVAVGAFAIATVLGLLSGYIGGVIDSAVMRWVDFMFALPGPLIAIVIVGVAGGGFWTAVVVLVILFTAPDTRIVRSAVLEQRPLPYIEAARTLGISRSRIMFLHILPNILPIVAAYVVLDFAFALVSLAALSFLGLGVSPGQADWGRMLFENRTLLLTNPLAAILPATAIVVTAGSINIIGDWIYERMAGR from the coding sequence GTGAAGCTCGAGGAGAGCGCGTCCGCCGGCTCCGTCCCGTCGGCAGTCGCGCCGCCCGCTGTCGTCGGCGGGCGTGGGGTGCCGGTGACGGTGTGGATCGCCGGAACATTCGTCCTCGTCGCGCTCGTTTGTGCGGTCTTCGGAAGCCAGATCGCCCCGTACCGAGCGAACGCTCAGGAGCTGCTCCTGGGTGTCACGCCCCCCGGCGGCGAGCACCTCGCGGGAACGGACCTGCTCGGTCGCGACGTTCTGTCGCGCACGATCATCGGCGCGCGGACGGCGCTGCTCGGCCCGACGATCGTCGCAGTCGGCGCGTTCGCGATCGCCACCGTCCTCGGATTGCTCTCGGGTTACATCGGTGGCGTGATCGACTCGGCCGTGATGCGGTGGGTCGACTTCATGTTCGCGTTGCCCGGACCGCTGATCGCGATCGTGATCGTTGGCGTTGCGGGCGGCGGGTTCTGGACGGCCGTCGTCGTGCTCGTCATCCTGTTCACGGCGCCAGACACGCGGATCGTCCGGAGCGCCGTGCTCGAGCAGCGACCGCTGCCCTATATCGAGGCGGCTCGGACGCTTGGAATCTCGCGGTCGCGGATCATGTTCCTCCACATCCTGCCCAACATCCTGCCGATCGTCGCCGCGTACGTCGTCCTCGACTTCGCGTTCGCGCTCGTCAGCCTCGCGGCGCTGTCGTTTCTTGGGCTCGGGGTCTCCCCGGGCCAGGCGGACTGGGGCCGCATGCTGTTCGAGAACCGCACGCTCCTGCTCACGAACCCGCTCGCGGCGATCCTGCCCGCGACGGCGATCGTCGTCACAGCGGGGAGCATCAACATCATCGGCGACTGGATCTACGAGCGGATGGCGGGCCGGTGA